Part of the Pseudomonas chlororaphis genome, TCGGCGCCACCAGCAAGGCCATCCACATCGCCATCGACAGCATCCGGCGGATCGCCGGGGTGTCACGGCCGCGCAGCAGGTGCCAGGCCGCCGAAGAGCCAACGAAGAACGCGGTAGCGACGAACGCCGCGGTCGACATGTGCAACAGGCGATAAGGGAATGAAGGGTTGAACACCACCGCCAGCCAGTCCACCGGGATCACTCGCCCGTCGACGATCTCGTAGCCCTGCGGGGTCTGCATCCAGCTGTTGGAGGACAGGATCCAGAACGTCGAGATCAGCGTGCCGATCGCCACCATGACCGTGGAAAAGAAGTGCAGGCCACGGCCGACGCGGTTCCAGCCGAACAGCATCACACCGAGGAAGCCGGCTTCGAGGAAGAACGCCGTGAGCACCTCGTAGGTCAGCAGCGGCCCGGTCACCGCCCCGGCGAAGTCGGAGAACCGGCTCCAGTTGGTGCCGAACTGATAGGCCATGACCAACCCGGACACCACGCCCATGCCGAAGTTGACGGCAAAGATCTTCGACCAGAAGTGGTACAGGTCACGGTAGGTGTCGTCTCGGGTCTTGAGCCACAGGCCTTCGAGCACCGCGAGGTAACTCGCCAGGCCGATGGTGATCGCCGGAAACAGGATATGGAACGAGATGGTGAACGCGAACTGGATTCGGGCGAGATCGAGCGCCTCCAAACCGAACATAAGTCTTCCTCTGTCAGGTAAAACCGGCTGCGGGCGAGGCTTGCATCACCGCCTCCAGGGATATGGAGTGCGATGCTTTTCAAATCGTTCTTTTTAAACCGTCACAACGCAGGATTCTGGCCGGATGGCCGCCAGCCCAGCACCCGGCAGGGTATTGATCTGGATCAAGCAATGATCAAAGAGTAGTCGCATTATGGCCGATGGACGGCGTGGTCTTTTGTCGCGTGACAGGTTGACTCAGCGACAATTGATAGCATCCGGCCGGGGCACCATCAGCCAACCGTGGCGAGGGAGGTGCTCTGGTCAAAATCGATGTTTGGCTAACTATTTTTCCCACCACCGCAACTTCCGGTTACAGCTCGGTGATAATCTCATTGCCTTCATCACCGGACCTCTTCCAGATGCCCAGCCAAGCGCCGCTGCTGCTCCGTCACCATCGTCCCTTCATTGCCTTCTGGCTGGCCCGGATCTTCACCGCCAGCGGCTTCCAGATGCTGACCGTGGCCATCGGCTGGAACCTCTATCAACTGACCGGCAATGTCCTGGACCTGGGGCTTGTGGGCCTGGTGGAATTCGCGCCGCGCGTGCTGTTCATGCTCCACACCGGGCACGTGGCCGACCGTTATGACCGGCGCAAGGTCGCGGCCCTCTGCCAGTCGTTGCAGGCGATGATCGCCCTGGCGCTGGTGATCGGCAGCGCCACCGACAACGTCACGCGGGAGATGATTTTCATCCTCGCCTTCCTGCTCGGCGCTGCCCGCTCGTTCGAAATGCCGACCACCCAGGCACTGCTGCCGAGCATCGTGCCGGCCGCGCTGTTTCCACGGGCCGTGGCCGCCGCCCAATCGGCCCAGCAGTCAGCCACCATCGTCGCCCCGGCCCTCGGCGGCCTGCTTTATGCCTTTGGCAGTGTCTGGGTCTATGGGCCGACCGTGCTGCTCTACGTCATCGCCTGCTGCCTGATGCTCAATCTCCCGGCCCGGCAAACCCCGTTGAACAAAGGCAAGGCGACGATGGACTCGTTGCTGGCCGGGATTCGCTTCATCCGCAGCCGCCCGGATATCCTCGGGGCGATCTCCCTGGACCTGTTCGCGGTGTTGCTCGGCGGTGCGACGGCGCTGCTGCCGGTATTCGCCAAGGACATCCTGCTCACCGGTCCCTGGGGCCTTGGCCTGTTGCGTTCGGCGCCCGCGGTCGGGGCGTTGCTGATGTCGTTGTGGTTGGCGCGGTTCGCCGTGGAGCGCAAGGTCGGCCGGGTGATGTTCACCGCCGTGGGCGTGTTCGGCGTCGCCACCATTGCCTTCGGCCTTTCGACGTCGTTCTGGTTTTCCCTGGCGGTGCTGGTGGTGCTCGGCGCGGCGGACATGATCAGCATGGTGATCCGCGCCTCCTTCGTACAACTGGAAACCCCGGACGAAATGCGCGGCCGCGTCAGCGCGGTGAACGGGTTGTTCATCGGCGCCTCGAACCAGTTGGGCGAGTTCGAGTCCGGCCTCACCGCCCACTGGTTCGGCACGGTGCCGGCGGTGGTCATGGGCGGTGTCGGCACGCTGCTGGTGACCGGAGTCTGGATCAAGCTGTTCCCGACCCTGGCCCAGCGCGACCGGATGCACGAGCCGGTCGCCGAGGCGACACCCTAGGCTCTGTCTGAAAAGCCTTAATACTCGTTCATGCTGCGTTGAAAACCGGCTCGGAATGCTCATTTACTCCAGTAAAGTCGAGCGCGACCCCGGCCGTTCCTCGCCGGTTTTCGCCTTGCCTGACCTTCGTCTCAAGACTTTTCAAACAGACCCTAGAGCAACGTGTCGAGGGTGATGGGGAAATCCCGCACCCGCTTGCCGGTGGCGTGGTAGATCGCATTCGCCACGGCCGCCGCCACGCCGACGATGCCGATTTCTCCCACGCCCTTGGAACCGAGCGCGTTGACGATCTCGTCCTGCTCGTCGACAAAGATCACTTCGATGTCGCCGATGTCCGCGTTTACCGGCAAGTGGTACTCGGCCAGGCTGTGGTTCATGTGCCGGCCCAGGGCGTGGTCGGTGAGGGTTTCCTCGTGCAGCGCCATGCCGATGCCCCAGACCACGCCACCGAGGATCTGGCTGCGCGCGGTTTTCGGGTTGACCACCCGCCCGGCGGCGATGGCGCTGACCACCCGGCTGACCTTCACCGTGCCCAGGTCTTCATCCACCCGGACTTCGACAAACACCGCCGAGTGCGTCGCGGTGGCGTAGGCCT contains:
- a CDS encoding MFS transporter, which codes for MPSQAPLLLRHHRPFIAFWLARIFTASGFQMLTVAIGWNLYQLTGNVLDLGLVGLVEFAPRVLFMLHTGHVADRYDRRKVAALCQSLQAMIALALVIGSATDNVTREMIFILAFLLGAARSFEMPTTQALLPSIVPAALFPRAVAAAQSAQQSATIVAPALGGLLYAFGSVWVYGPTVLLYVIACCLMLNLPARQTPLNKGKATMDSLLAGIRFIRSRPDILGAISLDLFAVLLGGATALLPVFAKDILLTGPWGLGLLRSAPAVGALLMSLWLARFAVERKVGRVMFTAVGVFGVATIAFGLSTSFWFSLAVLVVLGAADMISMVIRASFVQLETPDEMRGRVSAVNGLFIGASNQLGEFESGLTAHWFGTVPAVVMGGVGTLLVTGVWIKLFPTLAQRDRMHEPVAEATP